A window from Drosophila kikkawai strain 14028-0561.14 chromosome 2L, DkikHiC1v2, whole genome shotgun sequence encodes these proteins:
- the Saf6 gene encoding uncharacterized protein Saf6, with product MKNLGAGNPDELNKSSHSKVSKKSTKSRSKTAKLELGSSKSSSSASLASAAAGAVAVSGSALGLGVGAGVGLAVGNLPATPTHLNMVTTPTTPTSSLVNYNLFDASFSVAGGGHGAAGIAAGEASGNASRMGHHKSYAGFDPRSIKIFWEQHDQTDVELSQDVCARLAEDASYKVWELINNVKIYSRHSGGVVTYDLVNEVLKDANVPPMLGAMDSEWDRIDYDGSYYFHSDKIFELREEFQKEISLAMADDVDFHSIRPVEDRHAEQLKQCVQNLVTAALFADSKSQNEAVAHAYQTPLMGSVYRVLVSKMVQLLAFKQQDVLSRRCWRLLRACNYNAHANHSACRPEYFHLAEVLVSQLMAPYETIKAPLEAPPPEAAAAAADLGQAPVKMELEEEQQQLKLESDQEPLEFPAEEHTIYSLQTEDEGLTPEPEEPQQLSSYFASPVSNALVDELCETIGQLASQSGYLQAECLFLIMRRLARFFEGRDVCSERDFKYISRAVRGLIALGEYAFREFIPYIYKLRVAEIPESLWRDLAPAAIFLGGRDDIYLYEWLEHGCGAAALQPFLVHYARAYEKMVTRRYVGSKAPAYRIESVPGVRRLEWSTLAAAMCHGDDPSKALKPKPTLREAFPELQPPNLQLNCAGNIRFKFAGCRPMLLKPKAQVTAVSLDSPASAANGGSVAAVAGGSSSDILIAKRKLFKPLTNVRRWPPTSGYHYLRI from the exons ATGAAAAACCTGGGTGCCGGCAATCCGGACGAGCTGAACAAGTCATCGCACAGCAAGGTCAGCAAGAAGTCCACCAAATCGCGCTCCAAGACCGCAAAATTGGAGTTGGGCAGCAGCAAGAGCTCCTCCTCGGCATCTCTTGCCTCTGCCGCCGCCGGTGCAGTCGCCGTTTCTGGCTCTGCCCTGGGTCTGGGCGTGGGCGCTGGCGTGGGCTTGGCAGTGGGCAATTtgccggccacgcccacgcatTTGAATATGGTAACAACGCCCACGACACCCACCTCGAGTCTGGTGAACTACAACCTGTTCGATGCCTCGTTTTCGGTGGCAGGCGGCGGGCACGGAGCAGCGGGAATAGCTGCCGGCGAGGCCTCAGGAAACGCCAGTCGAATG GGTCATCACAAGAGCTACGCTGGCTTCGATCCGCGCAGCATCAAGATCTTCTGGGAGCAGCATGACCAGACGGATGTGGAACTGTCGCAGGATGTATGCGCCCGCCTGGCGGAAGATGCCTCCTACAAGGTCTGGGAACTGATCAAC AATGTAAAGATCTACTCGCGGCACTCGGGCGGCGTGGTCACCTACGACCTGGTGAACGAGGTGCTCAAGGATGCCAATGTGCCGCCCATGCTGGGCGCCATGGACAGTGAGTGGGACCGCATTGACTACGATGGCAGCTACTACTTCCATTCGGACAAGATCTTCGAGCTGCGCGAGGAGTTCCAAAAGGAGATCAGCCTGGCCATGGCCGACGATGTTGATTTCCATAGCATCCGGCCCGTGGAGGACAGGCACGCGGAACAGCTGAAGCAGTGCGTCCAGAATCTGGTGACGGCCGCCCTCTTTGCGGACAGCAAGTCTCAGAACGAGGCCGTGGCCCACGCCTACCAGACGCCCCTCATGGGTTCCGTCTACCGCGTCCTGGTCAGCAAAATGGTGCAGCTGCTGGCCTTCAAGCAGCAGGACGTACTGAGTCGGCGCTGCTGGCGGCTGCTCCGGGCCTGCAACTACAATGCGCATGCCAACCACAGTGCCTGTAGGCCGGAGTACTTCCACCTGGCGGAGGTGCTCGTCAGCCAGCTGATGGCTCCCTACGAGACCATCAAGGCGCCGCTGGAAGCTCCTCCTCCagaggcagcggcggcggcggcggatcTCGGCCAGGCTCCGGTCAAgatggagctggaggaggagcagcagcagctcaagCTAGAGTCGGACCAGGAGCCCCTGGAGTTCCCTGCCGAGGAGCACACTATTTACAGCTTGCAGACGGAGGATGAGGGCCTCACCCCCGAGCCGGAGGAGCCGCAACAGCTCTCCAGCTACTTTGCCAGTCCCGTGAGCAATGCCCTGGTGGATGAGCTCTGCGAAACCATTGGCCAGCTGGCCTCCCAGAGTGGCTACCTGCAGGCAGAGTGCCTGTTCCTAATCATGCGTCGCCTGGCCAGATTCTTCGAGGGTCGCGATGTCTGCAGCGAGAGAG ACTTTAAGTACATCAGCAGAGCGGTGAGAGGACTCATTGCCCTGGGCGAGTACGCCTTCCGTGAGTTTATACCCTACATCTACAAGCTACGCGTGGCGGAGATCCCGGAGAGCCTGTGGAGGGACTTGGCTCCGGCTGCCATTTTCCTGGGCGGACGGGATGACATCTACCTGTACGAGTGGCTGGAGCACGGATGTGGAGCCGCCGCCCTCCAGCCCTTTCTGGTGCATTATGCGC GAGCCTACGAGAAGATGGTAACCCGGCGTTATGTGGGCTCAAAGGCCCCCGCTTACAGAATCGAATCCGTGCCCGGTGTGCGTCGCCTGGAATGGAGCACCTTGGCGGCCGCCATGTGCCATGGTGATGATCCCAGCAAGGCCCTCAAGCCGAAGCCTACCCTTCGGGAGGCCTTCCCCGAGCTCCAGCCGCCGAATTTGCAGCTCAACTGCGCTGGCAACATACGTTTCAAGTTCGCCGGCTGCCGACCGATGCTGCTCAAGCCCAAGGCCCAGGTTACGGCTGTTTCCCTGGACTCTCCTGCGTCGGCGGCAAATGGTGGAAGTGTTGCTGCGGTGGCTGGCGGCAGTTCCTCCGACATTCTCATTGCCAAGCGAAAGCTATTCAAGCCGCTGACAAATGTGAGAAGATGGCCGCCAACCAGTGGCTATCACTATCTGAGGATCTGA
- the Dbp21E2 gene encoding probable ATP-dependent RNA helicase DDX28 has translation MLNLSLVLRVQTSRQVASYATAAATKPKPQPTKTREKSRKQQPEQPLISCRRTQFNLSQHERPDAKFGSLALASSGWLHHKSKGDYFILNASVRAEELQREMQSVEAFLETSAVKVHPQLLENLRGELGVRQLTGIQVQGLPIVNEGGHCLIAAETGCGKTLTYLLPILDRLLQQKAPERRLNTPRVLILTPGRELATQIAAVAEKLTQGTGLKVRSLLGGNTKQLMMSPQFEEVDVLVATLGALSKLVTTGIYRMEQVRHLVLDEADTLLDDTFTDKLTYFLRRFPFHLVHKPDAGTQLILASATMPTNTREILHRVIDVDTIREVVSPHLHHLMPHVTQKFLRLSKADRPATLLSLVKQDLAKRRPLILFSNKSATSDYVSIFLNNSGVNCLNLNGDMLMKIRLGRFEQFQNGGCDVLSTTDVGSRGLDTTRARHVINFDFPLHVSDYIHRCGRIGRVGSVDKALVTNLISSRREIDVVQRIEHAARTGGLLPDVNANIRNIINKRIMAEMKAAGVPVPQQAQEEAF, from the exons ATGCTAAACCTATCCCTTGTGCTGCGGGTGCAAACCTCCAGACAAGTCGCCTCCTATGCCACCGCGGCGGCCACCAAGCCAAAGCCTCAACCCACAAAGACGCGTGAAAAGTCCAGAAAGCAGCAGCCGGAGCAGCCCCTAATCTCGTGCCGGCGCACGCAGTTCAATTTAAGCCAACACGAGCGCCCAGATGCCAAGTTCGGCAGCCTGGCACTGGCCTCCAGCGGCTGGCTGCACCACAAGTCCAAGGGCGACTACTTCATCCTGAATGCCAGCGTCAGAGCAGAGGAATTGCAGCGGGAGATGCAGAGTGTGGAGGCCTTCCTGGAGACCTCAGCTGTAAAGGTTCACCCACAGCTACTGGAGAACCTGCGCGGGGAACTGGGAGTCCGACAGCTGACCGGCATCCAGGTACAGGGCCTGCCCATTGTCAACGAGGGCGGCCACTGCCTGATTGCTGCAGAGACGGGATGCGGCAAAACCCTAACCTATCTGCTGCCCATTTTGGACAGGCTGCTCCAGCAAAAGGCGCCCGAACGCAGGCTCAATACGCCCCGTGTTCTGATACTGACACCGGGCCGGGAGTTGGCCACACAGATAGCCGCGGTGGCCGAGAAGCTCACCCAGGGCACCGGCCTGAAGGTGAGATCCCTCCTAGGCGGCAACACCAAACAGCTGATGATGAGCCCGCAGTTCGAGGAGGTGGATGTACTGGTGGCCACTCTGGGTGCCCTAAGCAAGCTGGTGACCACTGGCATCTACCGGATGGAGCAAGTGCGTCACCTGGTGCTCGATGAAGCGGACACGCTGCTGGATGACACCTTTACGGACAAGCTGACCTACTTCCTCAGGCGGTTTCCC TTCCACTTGGTTCACAAGCCGGATGCCGGTACCCAGCTCATCCTGGCCTCTGCCACGATGCCCACAAATACCAGGGAGATCTTGCACAGGGTCATTGATGTGGACACCATCCGAGAGGTGGTGAGTCCGCACCTGCACCACCTGATGCCGCACGTGACCCAGAAGTTCCTGCGCCTGTCCAAGGCCGACCGGCCCGCCACCTTACTCTCGCTGGTCAAGCAGGACCTGGCCAAGCGACGACCCCTGATCCTGTTCAGCAACAAGTCGGCAACCAGCGACTACGTCTCCATCTTCCTCAACAACAGCGGCGTGAACTGCCTCAACCTGAACGGCGACATGCTAATGAAGATCCGCCTAGGCCGCTTTGAGCAGTTCCAGAACGGTGGCTGTGACGTGCTCTCCACCACGGACGTGGGCAGTCGTGGCCTGGACACCACCCGGGCCCGGCATGTCATCAACTTTGACTTCCCCTTGCACGTCTCCGATTATATCCATCGCTGCGGGCGTATTGGTCGCGTGGGCAGCGTGGACAAGGCGCTGGTCACCAACCTGATCTCGTCGAGACGCGAGATTGACGTTGTCCAGCGGATAGAGCATGCGGCGCGGACGGGCGGCTTGCTGCCGGATGTGAATGCCAACATTAGGAACATCATCAACAAGCGAATAATGGCCGAGATGAAGGCGGCGGGTGTGCCCGTTCCACAACAGGCACAGGAGGAGGCCTTTTAG